The genomic interval CAATCACGGCTATCAGCCTTACAAGGGCGCGGCCGTGCTGCGCGAGGCGTTCGCGCTTTGGTATAAGGAGCGCTACGGCGTTGCGCTCGATCCGGAGGGCGAGATTCTTCCGCTGATCGGGTCGAAAGAGGGCGTGATGCACGTCTGTATGACCTATCTCGACGAAGGCGACCGTGTGCTGGTGCCCAATCCCGGCTATCCGACCTACCGTTCGGCGGTGACGATCGCCGGGGGCGTCTGCGTTGATTACGTGCTGCGCGAGGACGGCGGGTGGATGCCCGATTTCGACGAAATCGAGCGCGGCGGTCTGCAAGGCGTCAAGATGATGATCGTCAACTATCCGCACATGCCGACCGGAGCCGCCCCGAAGGAGGGCCTGTTCCGCCGTCTGGTCGATTTCGCCCGCCGGCACGGCATCCTGCTGCTGCACGACAATCCGTACAGCTTTCTGCGCAACGACCGTCCGGAGAGCCTGCTGGCCACGCCCGGAGCGACGGAAGTGGCGCTCGAGCTCAATTCGCTGAGCAAAAGTCACTGCATGGCGGGCTGGAGAATCGGGATGATCGGCGGAGCCCGCGAGCGCATCGACGAGATCATCCGTTTCAAGAGTAACATGGACTCGGGCATGTTCTATCCGCTGCAGGCTGCTGCCGCGAAAGCCCTGTCGCTGGGCGACGACTGGTATCGGGAGCTCAATGCGCTGTACCGCCGCCGCGAGGCCAAGGCTTACGAGATACTCGACGCGGTCGGCTGCACCTACGATCCCGTTCAGGCGGGGCTGTTCGTTTGGGGACGGCTCCCCGAGGGAGCCGGAGACTGCTATGAGTTTTCGGACAGGGTATTGAACGGCTGCGGCGTGTTCCTGACGCCCGGCGGCATTTTCGGTTCGGAGGGCGACCGTTACATCCGCATCAGCCTCTGCGCAACGGAGGAAGTGCTGCAACGCGCGGCCGACCAAATAAAAGGAATGGTATTATGAAAGCGGCCATCGTAGGCGTCGGGCTGATCGGAGGATCGTTTGCTCTGACGCTCAAGGATAACGGAATTTGCGACGAGGTGATCGGAGTCGACAATTCCGAGCGAAACCGGGCCAAGGCGCTCGAACTGGGGCTCGTCGACCGGACGGCATCGCTGGCCGAGGCTGTCGCCGGGGCCGATCTGGTGGTGCTGGCTACGCCGGTAGATTCTATTCCGCTGCTGGCCGTCAAGGTGCTCAATCAGGTCGATCGGCAGGTCGTTATCGACATGGGCTCGACCAAGCAGGAACTGTGCGAGGTGATCGCGCAGCACCCGCGCCGGGGCCGCTTCGTAGCGACGCATCCGATGTGGGGAACCGAGTACAGCGGTCCCGAGGCGGCCGAGCACGACGCTTTCAGGGGCCGCACGGTCGTCTTCTGCGACCGCGAGCTGAGCGATCCGGACGCCGTGGAGTTCGTCGAGCGGGTCTATGAGCGGATAGGCATGCCGATCAAGTACATGAGCGCCGAGGAGCAGGACACCCATACGGCTTATGTGAGCCATATATCGCACATTACGTCGTTCGCGCTCGCGCTGACCGTGCTCGAGAAGGAGCGCGAGGAGGAGCATATTTTCGATCTGGCCGGAGGCGGCTTCGAGAGCACGGTCCGTCTGGCCAAGAGCTCGCCCGAGACTTGGGTTCCGATCTTCATGCAGAACAAGTATAACGTGCTCGACGTGCTGCGGGAGCATATCCACCAGTTGCAGATTTTCCGGCGCATGCTCGAGCGTGACGATACGGAAGGGCTGCGAACGATGATGCAGCGCGCCAACCGGATCAGGAAGATATTGAAATAGCCGGCCGGGGATTCCGAGAGGGGAGGCCCGGGCGTCGGCGTCCGGGCCGGAACGGAACGAAAGCCGCCGGTCGGGATCGCTTCTCGGCGGAGCGGGGCCTTCCCGTTTCGTCCGGGCTCCGGCAAGGCAAATGAGAAACAACGCGAAAAGAACAACTATATGAAACCGTTTGACATCAAGGCGAAACGCCCGCTCATTATCTCGGGCCCGTGCAGTGCGGAAACCGAGGAACAAACTTTGGAGACCTGCCGGCGGATTGCCGACACGGGTCTCGTCGACGTGCTGAGGGCCGGCATTTGGAAGCCGCGTACGAAGCCCGGTTCGTTCGAAGGCGTGGGCCTCAAGGGGCTCGCGTGGATGAGCCGTGCCCGCGAGATTACGGGCTTGCCGATCGGCACCGAGGTAGCTACGTCCAAGCATGTAGAGGCGGCGCTGGAATTCGGCGTGGACGTGATTTGGGTCGGCGCGCGCACGACGGTCAATCCGTTCAGCGTGCAGGATATAGCCGATGCGCTGAAAGGTTCGGACGTGACCGTGCTGATCAAGAATCCGATGAATCCCGACATCGAGCTGTGGGGCGGCGCCGTCGCGCGGATGCGTAACGCCGGCATCGAGAAGCTCGGGCTGATTCACCGCGGCTTTTCGGCCTACGGAGCCTCGCTGTACCGCAACAATCCGATGTGGCATCTGGCCATCGAGATGCGGAGCCGTTTCCCCGAGCTGCCGATGATCTGCGATCCGTCGCATATCTGCGGCTGCCGCGACTATCTGCTCGACGTGGCGCAGAAGAGCGCCGATCTGGATTACGACGGGCTGATCGTCGAAAGCCATATCTGTCCCGACAAGGCGTGGAGCGACGCTTCGCAACAACTGACGCCCGACGGGCTCGAGGCGTTGCTTCGGAGCATCGTATGGCGCCGCTCGACGACCGACAGCCCTTCCTATCAGCAGGCCTTGGCGAAGCTGCGCGCGCAAATCGATCAGATCGACGCCGAGACTTTCGAGCTGCTCGGCAAGCGGATGCGCGTGGCCGAGGAGATCGGCCGCGTGAAGAAGGAGAACAACGTGGCGATCCTGCAGGGAGGCCGCTGGAGCAGCATCGTCGACCGGGTCGTCTCGCAGGCTCCGAAGCTGGGGGTCAGCGAAGAGTTTCTCAAGACCGTTCTCGAAGCCATTCATCTCGAGAGCATCAACCTGCAGAACCGGATCATGAACCGGTAAGGCGCGTAAGAAAATTGCGTTTTTCGACGTATTGTTTGCGCATTCTGTTCGGAATCTTTATTTTGGGGAAGTTCTCGCGACGGGACTTCCCCTTTTTCGTAACGATAGCCTGATGAAACGAAAACCTGACTTTTC from Alistipes ihumii AP11 carries:
- a CDS encoding chorismate mutase; the encoded protein is MKPFDIKAKRPLIISGPCSAETEEQTLETCRRIADTGLVDVLRAGIWKPRTKPGSFEGVGLKGLAWMSRAREITGLPIGTEVATSKHVEAALEFGVDVIWVGARTTVNPFSVQDIADALKGSDVTVLIKNPMNPDIELWGGAVARMRNAGIEKLGLIHRGFSAYGASLYRNNPMWHLAIEMRSRFPELPMICDPSHICGCRDYLLDVAQKSADLDYDGLIVESHICPDKAWSDASQQLTPDGLEALLRSIVWRRSTTDSPSYQQALAKLRAQIDQIDAETFELLGKRMRVAEEIGRVKKENNVAILQGGRWSSIVDRVVSQAPKLGVSEEFLKTVLEAIHLESINLQNRIMNR
- a CDS encoding pyridoxal phosphate-dependent aminotransferase; amino-acid sequence: MKPIEMKLARRLGGVGEYYFSKKLREIDRMRASGRQIINLGIGSPDRPPHPDVIGTLAAEAAKPGNHGYQPYKGAAVLREAFALWYKERYGVALDPEGEILPLIGSKEGVMHVCMTYLDEGDRVLVPNPGYPTYRSAVTIAGGVCVDYVLREDGGWMPDFDEIERGGLQGVKMMIVNYPHMPTGAAPKEGLFRRLVDFARRHGILLLHDNPYSFLRNDRPESLLATPGATEVALELNSLSKSHCMAGWRIGMIGGARERIDEIIRFKSNMDSGMFYPLQAAAAKALSLGDDWYRELNALYRRREAKAYEILDAVGCTYDPVQAGLFVWGRLPEGAGDCYEFSDRVLNGCGVFLTPGGIFGSEGDRYIRISLCATEEVLQRAADQIKGMVL
- a CDS encoding prephenate dehydrogenase; the encoded protein is MKAAIVGVGLIGGSFALTLKDNGICDEVIGVDNSERNRAKALELGLVDRTASLAEAVAGADLVVLATPVDSIPLLAVKVLNQVDRQVVIDMGSTKQELCEVIAQHPRRGRFVATHPMWGTEYSGPEAAEHDAFRGRTVVFCDRELSDPDAVEFVERVYERIGMPIKYMSAEEQDTHTAYVSHISHITSFALALTVLEKEREEEHIFDLAGGGFESTVRLAKSSPETWVPIFMQNKYNVLDVLREHIHQLQIFRRMLERDDTEGLRTMMQRANRIRKILK